In Nematostella vectensis chromosome 2, jaNemVect1.1, whole genome shotgun sequence, one genomic interval encodes:
- the LOC5521154 gene encoding collagen alpha-1(I) chain-like produces the protein MRRKTTSKMLLRTGCVLLVFISAVSSRSLHHNVWKREADSCGGGCAAECAPACTLSCCETPPPPPPYEAPPPPPGPPGPDGPPGFPGPQGPNGPKGPPGLPGPPGPPGFQGPPGNPAGAIGPPGLPGPNGVNGPPGELGDMGPPGPPGPPGPQMPPGPPGLPGPPGPAGPPGTNGELGPPGDVGPPGNPGGPGLQGNHGNPAGIQGPNGLPGPNGPLGPPGPPGDMGPPGLPGPQGPQMPPGPPGLPGAPGPKGPPGTNGPLGPPGDVGPPGNPGGPGYQGNHGNPAGPQGPNGLPGPNGILGPPGPPGDMGPPGLPGPPGPQMPPGPPGLPGAPGPKGPPGTNGPLGPPGDVGPPGNPGGPGYQGNHGNPAGPQGPNGQPGPPGINGPPGPLGDVGPPGLPGPPGPQMPPGPPGLPGAPGPKGPPGTNGPLGPPGDVGPPGNPGGPGYQGNHGNPAGPQGPNGQPGPPGINGPPGPLGDVGPPGLPGPPGPQMPPGPPGLPGVPGPKGPPGTNGPLGPPGDVGPPGNPGGPGYQGNHGNPAGPQGPNGQPGPPGINGPPGPLGDVGPPGLPGPPGPQMPPGPPGLPGAPGPNGPPGINGPLGPPGEAGPPGNPGGPGYQGNHGNPAGPQGPNGQPGPPGINGPPGPLGDVGPPGLPGPPGPQMPPGPPGLPGAPGPNGPPGINGPLGPPGEAGPPGNPGGPGYQGNHGNPAGPQGPNGQPGPPGINGPPGPLGDVGPPGLPGPPGPQMPPGPPGLPGAPGPNGPPGINGPLGPPGEAGPPGNPGGPGYQGNHGNPAGPQGPNGQPGPPGVNGPPGEIGEIGPAGLPGPPGPASPPSPPGPPGPPGPKGPPGPNGPLGPPGESGPAGNAGGVGYQGNHGNPAGVQGPNGQPGPPGINGPPGQIGEMGPPGLPGPPGPASPPSPPGPPGPPGPNGPPGPNGPLGPPGECGPAGNAGGVGCQGHHGNPAGSQGPNGQPGPPGINGPPGQVGEMGPPGLPGPPGPASPPSPPGPPGPPGPKGPPGPNGPLGPPGECGPAGNAGGVGCQGNHGNPAGSQGPNGQPGPPGINGPPGQVGEMGPPGLPGPPGPASPPSPPGPPGPPGPKGPPGPNGCLGPPGDAGPAGNTGGAGCQPAPPCPPACETVCVTSCPSYCCKKSLAHKKSFLHHHHHHNKSKAKRSANSEMKRRISRGTIKSKLISTLDSRKAEMKIQIVICLALVAVISAKSVKKHKSGAKRQCCPVPCPAPCPAPCPVPCPAPCPAPCPVPCPAPCPVPCPAPICAPPPPPPPPPPPAQPGPPGPSGCTGPPGSPGCPGPKGMMGPAGPSGPPGPPGPPPRPGPPGPPGCMGPPGTPGCPGLKGCPGPCGPPGPPGPPGPPGNPAPPPPPQVCPPAPAPCPVPCPVPCPAPCPVPCPAPCPPPCPCPPPC, from the exons ATGAGGAGAAA AACAACTAGTAAAATGCTTCTCCGTACTGGATGCGTTTTGCTAGTTTTCATCTCCGCCGTTAGCTCTCGATCTCTTCATCACAATG TATGGAAGCGAGAAGCTGATAGCTGTGGCGGAGGATGCGCCGCGGAATGTGCTCCGGCATGCACACTATCCTGTTGTGAAACGCCGCCTCCTCCACCTCCATATGAAGCTCCACCACCCCCACCTGGACCACCAGGTCCAGACGGACCCCCTGGTTTTCCAGGCCCACAAGGTCCAAACGGTCCTAAAGGACCACCTGGTCTTCCAGGTCCACCAGGCCCTCCCGGATTTCAAGGACCCCCAGGGAACCCAGCAGGCGCCATTGGCCCTCCTGGACTACCTGGTCCCAATGGTGTCAACGGGCCCCCAGGCGAGTTGGGAGATATGGGCCCTCCTGGACCTCCTGGCCCTCCTGGACCCCAAATGCCTCCTGGCCCTCCAGGATTGCCTGGACCACCAGGACCAGCAGGACCTCCAGGAACCAACGGTGAACTAGGACCCCCAGGTGATGTAGGCCCACCCGGGAACCCAGGCGGTCCTGGCTTACAAGGAAACCACGGAAATCCCGCCGGTATACAAGGCCCTAATGGACTACCAGGACCAAATGGACCTTTAGGACCACCAGGACCTCCAGGTGACATGGGACCACCCGGTCTTCCAGGACCCCAAGGACCACAAATGCCTCCAGGTCCCCCAGGATTACCGGGGGCTCCAGGGCCAAAAGGACCACCAGGAACGAATGGACCACTAGGACCCCCAGGCGATGTAGGACCACCCGGAAATCCAGGCGGTCCTGGCTACCAAGGAAACCACGGAAACCCCGCCGGTCCACAAGGCCCTAATGGACTACCAGGACCAAATGGAATTTTAGGACCACCAGGACCTCCAGGTGACATGGGACCACCCGGTCTTCCAGGACCCCCAGGACCACAAATGCCTCCAGGTCCCCCAGGATTACCGGGGGCTCCAGGGCCAAAAGGACCACCAGGAACGAATGGACCACTAGGACCCCCAGGCGATGTAGGACCACCCGGAAATCCAGGCGGTCCTGGCTATCAAGGAAACCACGGAAACCCCGCGGGTCCACAAGGTCCTAACGGCCAGCCGGGACCACCAGGAATCAATGGACCACCAGGTCCATTGGGTGATGTAGGACCACCCGGTCTTCCAGGACCCCCAGGACCACAAATGCCTCCAGGTCCCCCAGGATTGCCGGGCGCTCCAGGACCTAAAGGACCACCAGGAACGAATGGACCACTAGGACCCCCAGGTGATGTAGGCCCACCCGGAAACCCAGGCGGTCCTGGCTACCAAGGAAACCATGGAAACCCCGCCGGCCCACAGGGTCCTAACGGTCAGCCAGGCCCACCAGGAATCAATggtcctccaggtccattagGTGATGTGGGACCTCCAGGTCTTCCAGGGCCCCCAGGACCTCAAATGCCTCCAGGTCCCCCAGGGTTACCAGGCGTTCCAGGACCTAAAGGACCACCAGGAACAAATGGACCACTAGGACCCCCAGGCGATGTAGGACCACCCGGAAACCCAGGCGGTCCTGGCTATCAAGGAAACCATGGAAACCCCGCCGGCCCACAGGGTCCTAACGGCCAGCCAGGCCCACCAGGAATCAATggtcctccaggtccattagGTGATGTGGGACCTCCAGGTCTTCCAGGGCCCCCAGGACCTCAAATGCCTCCAGGTCCCCCAGGGTTACCAGGCGCTCCAGGACCAAACGGACCACCAGGAATAAATGGACCACTAGGACCTCCAGGAGAAGCCGGACCACCCGGAAACCCAGGCGGTCCTGGCTACCAAGGAAACCATGGAAACCCCGCCGGCCCGCAGGGTCCTAACGGCCAGCCAGGCCCACCAGGAATCAATggtcctccaggtccattagGTGACGTGGGACCTCCAGGTCTTCCAGGGCCCCCAGGACCTCAAATGCCTCCAGGTCCCCCAGGGTTACCGGGCGCTCCAGGACCAAACGGACCACCAGGAATAAATGGACCACTAGGACCTCCAGGAGAAGCCGGACCACCCGGAAACCCAGGCGGTCCTGGCTACCAAGGAAACCATGGAAATCCCGCCGGCCCACAGGGTCCTAACGGCCAGCCAGGCCCACCAGGAATCAATggtcctccaggtccattagGTGACGTGGGACCTCCAGGTCTTCCAGGGCCCCCAGGACCTCAAATGCCTCCAGGTCCTCCAGGGTTACCGGGCGCTCCAGGACCAAACGGACCACCAGGAATAAATGGACCACTAGGACCTCCAGGAGAAGCCGGACCCCCCGGAAACCCAGGTGGTCCTGGCTACCAAGGAAACCACGGGAACCCCGCCGGCCCACAAGGTCCCAATGGACAGCCTGGCCCACCAGGAGTCAATGGTCCTCCAGGAGAAATCGGGGAAATAGGACCAGCTGGACTACCAGGACCCCCAGGACCTGCTAGCCCTCCTAGCCCACCTGGTCCTCCAGGACCACCCGGGCCAAAAGGACCTCCAGGACCAAATGGACCACTAGGTCCCCCTGGAGAATCCGGACCAGCCGGAAACGCAGGCGGTGTTGGTTATCAAGGAAACCACGGAAACCCAGCCGGAGTTCAAGGACCCAATGGCCAGCCTGGACCTCCAGGAATAAACGGACCCCCGGGACAAATCGGCGAGATGGGACCCCCTGGACTTCCAGGACCACCAGGGCCCGCTAGCCCTCCTAGCCCACCTGGTCCCCCAGGGCCACCCGGACCTAATGGACCTCCAGGACCAAATGGACCACTAGGTCCACCCGGGGAATGCGGACCAGCTGGAAACGCTGGCGGAGTTGGCTGTCAAGGCCACCACGGAAATCCCGCTGGATCACAAGGACCCAACGGTCAGCCCGGACCTCCAGGAATTAACGGACCTCCGGGACAAGTTGGTGAGATGGGACCTCCAGGTCTTCCTGGACCACCTGGTCCTGCAAGCCCACCAAGTCCACCTGGTCCCCCAGGGCCACCCGGACCTAAGGGACCTCCAGGACCAAATGGACCACTAGGTCCACCCGGAGAATGCGGACCAGCTGGAAACGCTGGCGGAGTTGGCTGTCAAGGCAACCACGGAAATCCCGCTGGATCACAAGGACCCAACGGTCAGCCCGGACCTCCAGGAATTAACGGACCTCCGGGACAAGTTGGTGAGATGGGACCCCCAGGTCTTCCTGGACCACCTGGTCCTGCAAGCCCACCAAGTCCACCTGGTCCCCCAGGACCACCCGGACCTAAAGGACCTCCAGGACCAAACGGATGCTTAGGACCCCCAGGAGATGCTGGACCGGCTGGAAATACCGGAGGAGCGGGCTGCCAGCCTGCGCCTCCCTGCCCTCCCGCATGTGAAACCGTTTGTGTAACTTCATGTCCGTCTTACTGCTGCAAGAAGTCTCTAGCACACAAGAAATCGttccttcatcatcatcatcatcacaacaagTCAAAGGCGAAGAGATCGGCCAATAGCGAAATGAAGAGAAGGATCAGTCGTGGTACCATCAAGTCAAAAC TCATTTCAACTCTCGACAGCAGAAAG GCCGAGATGAAGATTCAGATAGTCATCTGTTTGGCGCTTGTCGCCGTCATATCGGCCAAGTCGGTCAAGAAACATAAGTCAG GAGCCAAGAGGCAGTGCTGTCCAGTTCCATGCCCGGCACCATGCCCAGCACCTTGCCCGGTACCATGCCCAGCACCTTGCCCGGCACCATGCCCTGTACCCTGCCCAGCACCATGCCCAGTACCCTGCCCAGCACCGATATGTgctccaccaccacccccaccaccgccaccaccaccagcccAACCAGGACCCCCAGGACCTTCTGGATGCACCGGACCACCCGGATCACCAGGATGCCCCGGACCTAAGGGAATGATGGGACCCGCCGGACCAAGTGGACCCCCCGGACCACCAGGACCTCCACCACGCCCAGGACCCCCAGGACCTCCAGGATGCATGGGACCCCCCGGAACCCCAGGATGCCCTGGCCTGAAGGGCTGCCCCGGACCTTGTGGACCTCCCGGACCCCCTGGCCCACCTGGACCTCCTGGAAACCCcgccccaccaccaccacctcagGTGTGCCCACCAGCACCTGCGCCATGCCCAGTACCTTGCCCAGTCCCCTGTCCAGCGCCCTGTCCAGTGCCCTGTCCAGCGCCATGCCCACCACCATGCCCATGCCCACCACCATGCTGA